The proteins below are encoded in one region of Equus przewalskii isolate Varuska chromosome 1, EquPr2, whole genome shotgun sequence:
- the LOC103562456 gene encoding olfactory receptor 4F3/4F16/4F29-like, producing MDGGNHSTVSEFLLLGLSSSWEIQILLCLFSTVFYVASVLGNLLIVLTITADHHLHSPMYFLLANLSFIDTGVSSIATPKMIYDLFRKRKVISLKGCITQMFFIHTVGGTEMVLLIVMAYDRYIAICKPLHYLTIMSLRMCLSLLAVAWAIRLIHSVAQLAFVVNLSFCGPNKMDSFYCDFPRFIKLACTDTYRLEFLVTANSGFISMGTFFILVVSYIFILVTVHKHSSGRSSKALSTLSAHITVVVFFFGPCIIVYVWPFPTLPIDKFLAIFDALITPFMNPIIYTFRNKEMKAAMRRLFDKVLSFRKSYFMQNLRNLDSS from the coding sequence ATGGATGGAGGAAATCACTCAACGGTGTCTGAATTTTTATTGCTGGGACTCTCCAGTTCCTGGGAGATTCAGattcttctttgtctgttttccACAGTATTTTATGTAGCAAGTGTGCTAGGAAACCTTCTCATTGTGCTCACAATCACGGCAGACCATCACCTACATTCCCCCATGTACTTTTTGCTGGCAAATCTCTCCTTCATTGACACGGGTGTTTCCAGCATTGCAACCCCGAAGATGATTTATGACCTTTTCAGAAAACGTAAAGTCATATCCTTGAAAGGGTGTATTACTCAGATGTTCTTTATTCACACTGTTGGTGGTACAGAGATGGTGCTTCTCATAGTCATGGCCTATGACCGATACATTGCTATCTGTAAGCCCCTCCACTACCTGACCATCATGAGCCTAAGAATGTGCCTTTCACTTTTGGCTGTTGCTTGGGCCATCAGACTCATCCATTCTGTGGCCCAGCTGGCATTTGTTGTAAACTTATCCTTTTGTGGTCCCAACAAAATGGATAGCTTCTATTGTGATTTTCCTCGGTTCATCAAACTTGCATGTACGGACACTTATAGACTGGAGTTTCTGGTCACTGCCAACAGTGGTTTCATCTCCATGGGCACTTTCTTCATCCTGGTTGTGTCTTACATCTTCATCCTGGTCACAGTTCACAAACATTCTTCAGGCCGTTCATCAAAGGCCCTCTCCACTCTCTCAGCTCACATCACTGTGGTCGTCTTTTTCTTTGGCCCTTGTATTATTGTCTATGTGTGGCCATTCCCTACCTTACCAATAGATAAATTTTTAGCCATCTTTGATGCCCTTATCACTCCTTTTATGAATCCTATTATCTATACATTTAGAAATAAGGAGATGAAAGCGGCAATGAGGAGACTGTTTGATAAGGTTTTAAGTTTCAGGAAAAGTTATTTCATGCAAAATCTAAGAAATTTAGATTCTTCTTGA